The Haliaeetus albicilla chromosome 19, bHalAlb1.1, whole genome shotgun sequence genome has a segment encoding these proteins:
- the HMOX1 gene encoding heme oxygenase 1 produces the protein MRELGCPAQELHRTGSRREGGKHEQAKTTGKRRSETTGRNMETSQTHSSERSKDLSELMKEATKEVHEQAENTPFMRNFQKGQVSLHEFKLVTASLYFIYSALEEEIERNKDNPVYAPVYFPAELHRKAALEEDLEYFYGSNWRAEIPCPEATQKYVERLHYVGKNQPELLVAHAYTRYLGDLSGGQVLKKIAQKALQLPATGEGLAFFTFDGVSNATKFKQLYRSRMNALEMDLATKKRVLEEAKKAFLLNIQVFEALQELVSKGQENGRTVQPKAELRTRNVNKSHEQGPAPGQESKNTNRRPTDMMPITRLVRWILALSFLATTVALGLFAM, from the exons ATGCGGGAGCTGGGCTGCCCAGCTCAAGAGCTTCACCGTACTgggagcagaagggaaggaggaaagcacGAGCAAGCAAAAACAACAGGGAAGCGGAGGAGTGAAACGACGGGGAGAAACATGGAAACTTCCCAGACACACAGCTCCGAAAG GTCCAAGGACCTGTCAGAACTGATGAAGGAAGCTACCAAGGAGGTGCACGAGCAGGCGGAGAACACGCCGTTCATGAGGAATTTCCAGAAGGGGCAGGTGTCACTCCACGAGTTTAAG ctgGTTACGGCATCCTTGTACTTCATCTACTCTGCTCTGGAAGAAGAGATTGAACGTAACAAGGACAACCCAGTTTATGCCCCTGTGTATTTTCCGGCGGAGCTGCACCGGAAAGCTGCCCTGGAGGAGGACTTGGAGTACTTCTACGGCAGCAACTGGAGGGCAGAGATCCCGTGTCCTGAGGCTACTCAGAAATATGTTGAGAGGCTCCACTACGTAGGCAAGAACCAGCCAGAGCTCCTGGTGGCCCATGCCTACACTCGCTATTTGGGAGACCTGTCTGGGGGACAGGTGCTGAAGAAAATTGCCCAAAAGGCCCTCCAGCTGCCCGCCACTGGAGAAGGGCTGGCTTTCTTCACCTTCGATGGAGTCTCCAACGCCACCAAGTTCAAGCAGCTCTATCGCTCCCGCATGAATGCCCTCGAGATGGATCTTGCCACTAAGAAAAGAGTCTTGGAGGAGGCCAAGAAAGCATTCCTGCTAAATATACAG GTGTTTGAGgcgctgcaggagctggtgtcTAAGGGCCAGGAGAATGGTCGCACCGTGCAGCCGAAGGCAGAGCTTCGCACAAGGAACGTTAACAAATCACATGAGCAAG GTCCAGCACCTGGGCAAGAAAGTAAGAACACAAACAGGAGACCCACAGACATGATGCCCATCACTCGCCTGGTGCGGTGGATCCTGGCGCTCAGCTTCCTAGCCACGACAGTTGCCCTGGGCTTATTTGCCATGTGA